A window of Clostridium sp. 'White wine YQ' contains these coding sequences:
- a CDS encoding AraC family transcriptional regulator: protein MNMEETHTSPSVDAKNDMLCQNLLSQIITIIDRITCDEGNTKTVIPFLTINRHTYSSPLTPSVLTPSFCIIIQGMKEIHLGNEMFYYYAGDYLASLIDMPASGQVVNASVDSPFIGLRIDFTTKEIASVAMEIEMDVKQNRKKSSAGAFVGKSDAELLDLFIRLLKLIENPKGISFLSENIKRELIFRLLTGDYGHLFYQQALFEQQTDGIGKAITWISENYSKSFNVKELAKSNNMSVSALQHKFKAITTMGPLQYQKQLRLQEARRLMFSGTMDATSAAMEVGYGSLSQFNREYKRLFGLPPKKDIKWLMENYELFVEN from the coding sequence ATGAATATGGAAGAAACTCATACTTCACCCTCGGTAGATGCTAAAAATGATATGCTTTGTCAGAATCTTTTGAGTCAAATCATCACTATTATTGATAGAATTACCTGTGATGAAGGCAATACAAAAACAGTTATTCCATTTCTTACGATCAATCGTCATACATACTCTTCTCCATTAACACCAAGTGTCCTTACCCCTTCGTTTTGTATCATAATTCAAGGTATGAAAGAAATTCATTTGGGAAATGAAATGTTTTATTACTATGCTGGAGATTATCTAGCTTCTTTGATTGATATGCCTGCATCCGGACAAGTTGTTAATGCATCTGTAGATTCTCCATTTATAGGATTGCGTATTGATTTTACAACAAAAGAAATTGCATCCGTTGCAATGGAAATTGAAATGGACGTTAAACAAAACAGAAAAAAGTCAAGTGCTGGAGCATTCGTCGGTAAATCAGATGCTGAACTTTTAGATTTGTTTATACGTCTCCTAAAACTAATAGAGAATCCAAAAGGAATCAGTTTTCTTTCCGAAAACATAAAACGCGAATTGATTTTTCGTTTATTAACTGGTGATTATGGGCATCTTTTTTATCAACAGGCATTGTTTGAGCAGCAAACGGACGGGATAGGCAAAGCCATTACCTGGATTAGTGAGAATTATTCTAAATCTTTTAATGTCAAAGAATTAGCAAAATCCAATAACATGAGTGTTTCAGCGCTACAGCATAAATTTAAAGCTATCACCACAATGGGGCCTTTACAATACCAAAAGCAACTTCGTTTGCAGGAGGCAAGGCGCTTAATGTTCAGCGGTACTATGGATGCAACATCTGCTGCAATGGAAGTTGGTTACGGAAGTTTATCTCAGTTCAACAGGGAATACAAACGACTTTTTGGATTGCCTCCAAAAAAAGATATAAAATGGCTAATGGAAAATTATGAGTTATTCGTGGAAAATTAA
- a CDS encoding response regulator, which translates to MIQVMIVEDNPMVREINSKFLKRVEGFVLYKAVSNLEDAKKFISVKKPDLILLDVYLPKENGIDFLKWIRAQELEIDIILITADKSIERVQEAFRYGVVDYLIKPFSFERFKESLTQFKGRYYEFKKNDEIEQEELDKLIASSNTSHNEDDYAKGLNKYTYRSIWEEIEKSSYEDFTAEGLAEKLGIARVTVRRYLDYMEKENKVEKLVEYGKVGRPQHKYHRI; encoded by the coding sequence TTGATTCAAGTAATGATTGTTGAAGACAATCCTATGGTTAGAGAAATAAATTCTAAGTTTTTAAAAAGAGTAGAGGGATTTGTTTTATATAAAGCAGTTTCTAACCTTGAAGATGCTAAAAAATTTATATCTGTTAAGAAACCAGATTTAATATTACTTGACGTATATCTTCCTAAAGAAAATGGCATAGATTTCTTGAAGTGGATAAGAGCGCAGGAGTTAGAGATAGATATAATCTTAATAACTGCAGATAAATCAATTGAAAGAGTACAAGAAGCTTTTAGATATGGAGTTGTAGATTATCTTATAAAGCCCTTTAGCTTTGAAAGATTTAAAGAATCACTAACTCAATTTAAGGGAAGATACTATGAATTTAAGAAAAATGATGAAATTGAACAGGAAGAATTAGATAAACTAATTGCTAGTTCCAATACTTCTCATAATGAAGATGATTATGCAAAGGGACTCAATAAATATACCTATAGAAGTATTTGGGAAGAAATTGAGAAAAGTAGTTATGAGGATTTTACAGCAGAGGGTTTGGCAGAAAAATTAGGAATAGCAAGAGTAACGGTAAGAAGATATCTTGATTATATGGAAAAAGAAAATAAAGTAGAGAAACTAGTGGAATACGGCAAGGTGGGTAGACCACAACATAAATATCATAGAATATAA
- a CDS encoding ATP-binding protein: MKKTMKLQTKLTLLIISVVFISIAIIIFFVASWMTGNIESKARTNIMNVAKMVANSNEIINEVKVKDPNRKIGPYINNQLKNLDQIEYIIVADNDEIRYSHPNPDMIGKKFVGGDEYGVVYKGETYISEATGTLGKALRAFTPIYDSESKKEIGFVSVGTLTQSIETAKHKAIIYIILIGFGALAVGIIGAFILANNIKNILMGLEPEEITRLYNEKMGILYAIHEGLIAVDNIGRITLINDSALKILNFEGKINKNEIIGMNVEEAIPNTRMINVLETGESEFEKEQTINNTIIMTNRIPIMKKGKVIGAIASFRDKTEVTRMAEELTGVKKLAWSLRAQNHEFMNKLHTIAGLIQLEEYEEVLEFISDISRVRSNISNILTENIKEPALSALLLAKYNKAEESRVKLKIDEISKLTKLPEKMTSEEIVSLLGNLIENSLDEVKNDGTGLIYIKIIENEHFLNINVKDNGGGIPLEVREKIYEQGYSTKEGQRGNGMYIVKEIIDRYDGTISFEGDEGVSWDITIPMKKEGKA, encoded by the coding sequence ATGAAAAAAACGATGAAGCTGCAAACTAAGCTTACCTTGCTGATTATTTCAGTAGTTTTCATTTCTATAGCTATAATAATTTTCTTTGTGGCTTCATGGATGACTGGAAACATCGAAAGCAAGGCTAGAACTAATATTATGAATGTAGCTAAGATGGTAGCAAATTCAAATGAAATAATAAATGAAGTTAAAGTTAAGGATCCAAATAGAAAGATTGGACCTTATATAAATAATCAGCTTAAGAATTTAGATCAGATTGAGTATATAATAGTAGCTGATAATGATGAGATTAGATATTCTCATCCAAACCCTGATATGATCGGTAAAAAGTTTGTGGGAGGAGATGAATATGGAGTAGTTTATAAGGGAGAAACATATATATCTGAGGCTACTGGAACCTTGGGAAAAGCTTTAAGAGCATTCACTCCTATATATGATTCTGAAAGTAAAAAAGAAATAGGTTTTGTCTCAGTAGGAACTCTTACTCAAAGCATTGAAACTGCGAAACATAAAGCAATTATATATATAATTTTAATTGGTTTCGGTGCACTTGCTGTAGGGATAATAGGTGCATTTATATTAGCAAATAATATAAAAAATATCCTAATGGGGCTTGAACCAGAGGAAATAACAAGGCTTTATAATGAAAAGATGGGAATTTTATATGCAATTCATGAAGGATTAATAGCTGTTGATAACATCGGCAGAATTACCCTTATAAATGATTCAGCTCTAAAGATATTAAACTTTGAGGGTAAGATTAATAAAAATGAGATTATAGGTATGAATGTAGAAGAGGCAATTCCCAATACCCGTATGATTAATGTATTAGAAACAGGTGAATCAGAATTTGAGAAAGAGCAGACGATAAATAATACAATAATAATGACTAATAGAATTCCTATAATGAAAAAAGGGAAGGTAATAGGAGCAATTGCAAGTTTTAGGGATAAAACAGAAGTAACAAGAATGGCAGAAGAACTTACAGGTGTAAAAAAATTGGCGTGGTCATTAAGAGCTCAAAATCATGAATTCATGAATAAGCTTCATACAATTGCAGGACTAATTCAGCTTGAAGAGTATGAGGAAGTACTGGAGTTTATATCGGATATATCAAGGGTAAGAAGCAACATAAGTAACATTTTGACTGAAAATATAAAGGAGCCAGCATTGTCAGCTTTACTTTTAGCCAAGTATAATAAAGCTGAAGAGAGTAGAGTTAAATTAAAGATAGATGAAATTTCAAAACTAACAAAGTTACCAGAGAAAATGACTTCTGAGGAGATTGTATCACTTTTAGGAAATTTAATAGAAAATTCCTTAGATGAAGTGAAAAATGATGGGACTGGATTAATATATATCAAGATAATTGAAAATGAACACTTTTTAAATATAAATGTAAAAGATAATGGCGGTGGAATTCCATTAGAAGTTAGAGAAAAAATATATGAGCAAGGGTACTCTACAAAAGAAGGACAGCGTGGAAATGGAATGTATATTGTAAAGGAAATAATTGATAGGTATGACGGCACCATAAGCTTTGAAGGGGATGAAGGTGTAAGTTGGGATATTACAATACCTATGAAAAAGGAGGGGAAAGCTTGA